Proteins co-encoded in one Streptomyces roseochromogenus subsp. oscitans DS 12.976 genomic window:
- a CDS encoding NfeD family protein, whose translation MDDIDAWVWWLVGAAALGIPLVVTAMPEFGMFAVGAVAAAVVAGLGFDAVIQVLTFVVVSVALIAVVRPIAARHSRQRPQLATGVDALKGKQAVVLERVDGSGGRIKLAGEIWSARSLDTGRVYEVGQEVDVVDIEGATAVVI comes from the coding sequence GTGGACGACATCGACGCATGGGTGTGGTGGCTTGTCGGCGCGGCGGCGCTCGGAATCCCGCTCGTGGTCACCGCGATGCCCGAGTTCGGCATGTTCGCTGTGGGAGCCGTCGCGGCCGCCGTCGTGGCCGGACTCGGCTTCGACGCCGTGATCCAGGTCCTCACGTTCGTCGTCGTCTCCGTCGCCCTCATCGCCGTCGTCCGCCCCATCGCGGCCCGGCACAGCAGACAACGCCCCCAACTCGCCACCGGTGTCGACGCCTTGAAGGGCAAGCAGGCAGTCGTCCTGGAACGCGTCGACGGCTCCGGCGGCCGCATCAAGCTCGCCGGAGAGATCTGGTCGGCCCGCTCCCTCGACACCGGACGCGTCTACGAGGTGGGCCAGGAAGTGGACGTCGTGGACATCGAAGGGGCCACCGCCGTCGTCATCTGA
- a CDS encoding sporulation protein has translation MAFKKLLASLGAGGASVETVLTEVNVVPGGVVQGEVRIQGGSVNQDIEGLSVGLQAKVEVESGDQEYKQDIEFTKVRLGGAFELQAGAVHAVPFGLEIPWETPVTMIDGQALRGMHIGVTTELAIARAVDSGDLDPINVHPLPAQKAVLDAFVQLGFRFKNADMERGHIRGTRQTLPFYQEIEFYPPSQYRGLNQVELSFVADEHAMDVVLEMDKKPGLFSEGSDTFRSFQMGQHDWMGTDWAAYLNQWLSEVGSKRNWF, from the coding sequence ATGGCGTTCAAGAAGCTGCTCGCGAGCCTCGGTGCCGGTGGGGCGTCGGTCGAGACGGTGCTGACCGAGGTGAATGTCGTGCCGGGCGGTGTCGTCCAGGGTGAGGTGCGCATCCAGGGCGGTTCGGTGAACCAGGACATCGAGGGGCTGTCCGTCGGTCTGCAGGCCAAGGTCGAGGTGGAGAGCGGCGACCAGGAGTACAAGCAGGACATCGAGTTCACGAAGGTGCGGCTCGGCGGTGCCTTCGAGCTGCAGGCCGGTGCCGTGCACGCGGTGCCGTTCGGGCTGGAGATCCCCTGGGAGACGCCGGTCACCATGATCGACGGGCAGGCTCTGCGCGGGATGCACATCGGTGTGACGACCGAGCTGGCGATCGCGCGGGCCGTGGACTCGGGCGATCTGGACCCGATCAACGTCCACCCGCTGCCGGCGCAGAAGGCCGTCCTGGACGCCTTCGTCCAGCTGGGCTTCCGCTTCAAGAACGCGGACATGGAACGCGGTCACATCCGGGGTACGCGGCAGACGCTCCCCTTCTACCAGGAGATCGAGTTCTACCCGCCGTCGCAGTACCGGGGTCTGAACCAGGTCGAGCTGAGCTTCGTGGCCGACGAGCACGCGATGGACGTCGTGCTGGAGATGGACAAGAAGCCGGGTCTGTTCAGCGAGGGCTCGGACACCTTCCGGTCCTTCCAGATGGGGCAGCACGACTGGATGGGGACCGACTGGGCGGCTTATCTGAACCAGTGGCTGTCCGAGGTCGGCAGCAAGCGCAACTGGTTCTAG
- a CDS encoding HNH endonuclease: MRDTLVLNASFEPLSTVTLNRAVVLVLQDKAVVEQAHPELRMRGADVDIPAPRVIRLCRYVRVPFRRQAPWSRRGVLVRDRHRCAYCGRRATTVDHVVPRAQGGQDTWLNTVAACAEDNHRKAARTPQQAGMELLRQPFEPTPADAMLLTLGAEEFEALPDWLARDAA, encoded by the coding sequence ATGCGGGACACGCTGGTTCTGAACGCGAGCTTCGAGCCGCTGTCGACGGTGACGTTGAATCGAGCCGTGGTTCTGGTGCTCCAGGACAAGGCCGTCGTCGAGCAGGCCCATCCCGAGCTGCGTATGCGCGGTGCCGATGTGGACATACCCGCGCCTCGGGTGATCAGGCTGTGCAGATACGTACGGGTGCCGTTCCGAAGACAAGCTCCGTGGTCGAGGCGGGGTGTGCTGGTCCGGGACCGGCACCGGTGCGCGTACTGCGGGCGCCGGGCCACGACCGTGGACCATGTGGTGCCGCGGGCCCAGGGTGGGCAGGACACGTGGCTGAATACGGTCGCCGCGTGTGCGGAGGACAATCACCGGAAGGCCGCCCGGACTCCGCAGCAGGCCGGGATGGAACTGCTCCGGCAGCCGTTCGAGCCGACGCCGGCGGATGCGATGTTGCTCACGCTGGGGGCCGAGGAGTTCGAGGCTCTGCCTGACTGGTTGGCTCGGGATGCTGCCTGA
- a CDS encoding SPFH domain-containing protein, with the protein MEPVIIVLIILVVLVFIALIKTIQVIPQASAAIVERFGRYTRTLNAGLNIVVPFIDTIRNRIDLREQVVPFPPQPVITQDNLVVNIDTVIYYQVTDARAATYEVASYIQAIEQLTVTTLRNIIGGMDLERTLTSREEINAALRGVLDEATGKWGIRVNRVELKAIEPPTSIQDSMEKQMRADRDKRAAILTAEGTRQAAILTAEGEKQSQILRAEGEAKAAALRAEGEAQAVRTVFEAIHAGDPDQKLLSYQYLQMLPKIAEGDANKLWIVPSEIGDALKGLSGAMGNFGSLGGGSGNNGKSVPPQNNGPDRWEKPNID; encoded by the coding sequence ATGGAACCGGTCATCATCGTCCTGATCATTCTGGTGGTGTTGGTCTTCATCGCCCTGATCAAGACCATCCAGGTCATCCCACAGGCCAGCGCCGCCATCGTCGAGCGCTTCGGCCGCTACACACGCACCCTGAACGCGGGCCTCAACATCGTGGTCCCGTTCATCGACACCATCCGCAACCGCATCGACCTGCGCGAACAGGTCGTACCGTTCCCGCCGCAGCCGGTGATCACCCAGGACAACTTGGTCGTCAACATCGACACGGTCATCTACTACCAGGTGACGGACGCCCGTGCGGCCACCTACGAAGTCGCCAGCTACATCCAGGCGATCGAGCAGCTGACGGTCACCACGCTGCGCAACATCATCGGCGGTATGGACCTCGAACGCACCCTGACCTCCCGCGAGGAGATCAACGCCGCCCTGCGTGGCGTCCTCGACGAGGCGACGGGCAAATGGGGCATCCGCGTCAACCGCGTCGAGCTGAAGGCCATCGAGCCCCCGACCTCCATCCAGGACTCGATGGAGAAGCAGATGCGCGCCGACCGTGACAAGCGCGCCGCGATCCTCACCGCCGAAGGTACGCGCCAGGCCGCCATCCTCACCGCCGAAGGTGAGAAGCAGTCCCAGATCCTGCGCGCCGAGGGTGAGGCCAAGGCAGCGGCACTCCGCGCGGAAGGTGAGGCCCAGGCGGTCCGTACGGTCTTCGAGGCCATCCACGCCGGCGACCCGGACCAGAAGCTCCTGAGCTACCAGTACCTTCAGATGCTCCCGAAGATCGCCGAGGGCGACGCCAACAAGCTCTGGATCGTCCCCAGCGAAATCGGCGACGCCCTCAAGGGCCTCTCCGGCGCCATGGGCAACTTCGGTTCCCTGGGCGGCGGTTCGGGCAACAACGGCAAATCCGTCCCACCCCAGAACAACGGCCCGGACCGCTGGGAGAAGCCGAACATCGACTGA
- a CDS encoding YbhB/YbcL family Raf kinase inhibitor-like protein, which produces MTELKRRPLPHDFHPPVPSFTVTSADVEEGATLKSAQVYAEGNTSPQLRWEGFPPQTKSFAVTCYDPDAPTGSGFWHWVLFDIPASVTELPAGAGSGKFEGLPEGAVHVRNDYGSKDFGGAAPPPGDGPHRYVFTVYAVDQEKLGPDADVSPAVVGFNLRFHAIARAQLIGEYENPVRG; this is translated from the coding sequence GTGACCGAGCTCAAGCGGCGGCCGCTCCCCCATGACTTCCATCCGCCCGTGCCGTCGTTCACGGTGACGAGCGCGGACGTCGAGGAGGGCGCGACGCTCAAGAGCGCCCAGGTCTACGCGGAGGGAAACACCTCTCCGCAGCTGCGCTGGGAGGGCTTCCCGCCGCAGACCAAGAGCTTCGCCGTGACCTGCTACGACCCCGACGCGCCGACCGGCAGCGGGTTCTGGCACTGGGTCCTGTTCGACATCCCGGCCTCCGTGACGGAGCTGCCTGCGGGGGCGGGCAGCGGCAAGTTCGAGGGCCTGCCCGAGGGCGCGGTGCATGTGCGCAACGACTATGGCTCGAAGGACTTCGGTGGTGCCGCGCCGCCGCCCGGGGACGGGCCGCACCGGTACGTTTTCACGGTGTACGCGGTGGACCAGGAGAAGCTCGGTCCGGATGCCGATGTCTCGCCCGCGGTCGTCGGCTTCAATCTGCGGTTCCACGCGATCGCGCGGGCCCAGCTCATCGGTGAGTACGAGAATCCCGTGCGCGGCTGA
- a CDS encoding DNA-3-methyladenine glycosylase codes for MIAPPDRVPLPRAFFDRPVLDVAPDLLGRILVRTTPDGPIALRLTEVEAYDGPNDPGSHAYRGRTARNAVMFGPPGHVYVYFTYGMWHCMNLVCGPEGRASAVLLRAGEVVEGVELARKRRLSARNDKELAKGPARLATALEVDRALNGTDACATAETPLRMLTGTPVPADQVRSGPRTGVSGDGGNGDIHPWRYWVANDPTVSPYRAHVPRRRSS; via the coding sequence ATGATCGCGCCCCCGGACCGTGTGCCACTGCCCCGAGCGTTCTTCGACCGCCCGGTCCTCGACGTGGCACCGGACCTTCTCGGCCGCATCCTGGTCCGCACGACCCCCGACGGCCCGATCGCCCTCCGCCTCACAGAGGTCGAGGCGTACGACGGCCCGAACGACCCCGGCTCACACGCCTACCGCGGCCGAACCGCCCGCAACGCGGTGATGTTCGGTCCGCCCGGCCATGTGTACGTCTACTTCACCTACGGCATGTGGCACTGCATGAACCTCGTCTGCGGGCCCGAGGGCCGGGCGAGCGCCGTTCTGCTCCGTGCAGGCGAGGTCGTCGAGGGCGTCGAACTGGCCCGCAAACGGCGACTTTCGGCCCGGAACGACAAGGAACTGGCCAAGGGCCCGGCCCGCCTGGCGACGGCCCTGGAAGTCGACCGCGCCCTGAACGGCACGGACGCGTGCGCCACAGCCGAGACTCCGCTGCGGATGCTGACCGGTACGCCCGTACCCGCTGACCAGGTACGAAGCGGCCCGCGCACCGGAGTCTCCGGCGACGGCGGGAACGGGGACATCCACCCCTGGCGCTACTGGGTGGCCAACGACCCGACGGTGAGCCCCTATCGGGCCCATGTACCGAGGCGCCGCTCAAGTTGA